One genomic region from Chlamydia poikilotherma encodes:
- a CDS encoding M24 family metallopeptidase, translated as MFQDRIARAQAALRDCGIDGFVVERSEDLAYFLGDKVTTGTLLIGKDEAVFFVYRMDKDLYADLQGPSLIFCDRNIAEFFLPYLETTTYQTLGFDSLHTSYHRYQERENASCSWVPTTLFTEKLRSIKSADEIEKMRQAATLGSEGYDHVLSVLQEGITEQEVVRLLRVFWAKAGAEGPSFSPIVAFGHHSAFPHAVPTDRTLRKGDIVLIDIGVLYQGYCSDMTRTVAWGRPDTRLVESYPAVVEAQQAAMKLCCAGALCLDIHEEAVRILRKYEIEEYFCHGVGHGVGRSIHEYPQLSPKSASTTLETGMTVTVEPGVYFPGIGGIRIEDTVLIDGDKNFSLTDRPVSRELVFL; from the coding sequence ATGTTCCAAGATCGCATAGCTAGAGCTCAAGCAGCTCTTAGAGATTGTGGTATAGATGGATTTGTGGTAGAAAGAAGTGAGGATCTTGCATATTTTCTCGGAGATAAAGTAACCACAGGAACACTTCTCATAGGTAAAGACGAGGCGGTATTCTTTGTCTATCGTATGGATAAAGATCTCTACGCAGATCTTCAAGGACCCTCTCTTATATTTTGTGATAGAAATATAGCAGAATTTTTTCTTCCCTATCTTGAAACAACAACTTATCAAACTTTAGGTTTTGACAGTCTCCACACCTCATATCATAGATATCAAGAAAGAGAAAATGCTTCTTGCTCTTGGGTGCCTACAACATTATTTACAGAAAAGTTGCGTAGCATAAAATCTGCAGATGAAATAGAAAAAATGCGTCAAGCAGCCACTTTAGGTTCCGAAGGATACGATCATGTTCTTTCGGTATTACAAGAGGGTATAACAGAACAAGAAGTTGTGCGCCTACTTCGTGTATTTTGGGCTAAAGCCGGTGCTGAAGGACCTTCATTTTCTCCAATTGTGGCTTTTGGTCATCATTCTGCCTTTCCTCACGCAGTTCCTACAGACAGAACATTACGTAAAGGGGATATCGTACTTATTGATATAGGAGTTTTATATCAGGGCTATTGTTCGGATATGACACGGACAGTGGCATGGGGTCGTCCTGATACACGTCTTGTTGAAAGTTATCCTGCCGTTGTAGAAGCTCAGCAAGCTGCTATGAAATTGTGTTGTGCCGGAGCTTTATGTCTAGATATTCATGAAGAGGCTGTACGCATATTAAGAAAATACGAAATCGAAGAATATTTTTGCCACGGCGTAGGACACGGTGTAGGAAGGAGTATTCATGAATATCCTCAGCTTTCTCCAAAATCTGCCTCAACTACTTTAGAAACTGGAATGACAGTTACTGTTGAGCCTGGGGTTTATTTCCCAGGAATTGGAGGCATACGTATCGAAGATACGGTGTTAATAGATGGTGATAAAAATTTTAGTTTAACCGATCGACCCGTATCCAGGGAATTAGTTTTCTTATAA
- the mutL gene encoding DNA mismatch repair endonuclease MutL gives MSSRNPIQLLDTITINQIAAGEVIENSISVVKELVENALDAGANEIEVETLGGGQGLIIVKDNGCGMSSEDVALALKRHATSKIGEFSDVFSLSSFGFRGEALPAIASISKMEILSCPIAGEGSRTIIHGGEVILSETKPRQLGTTISIDSLFYNVPVRRGFQKSPQTDRIAMRKLLENRILSVENVGWSWISERQQEFHILKHQDFAERVAFVMGDGFMQEALRLDKEGNPARVVGFLGSPGFHRPTRLGQRVFINDRSVDSMFISRKISEAYSMLLPPQRYPVFVLKLYLPPEWCDFNVHPQKTEVRILREEFVGEFLSEAVGEVLARPQEVSVFEKTTIALPALRFFDEQCFETASKESHSPVSLPVVELRSSSFAPLPFLDREQDPMAKQTEIPWGAAQEVRFLTSLGKIVLAEDSEGVHAIFTEAARKHLFYLSLVDSHQHNYKSQSFLVPLCLEVTPEERVFLSSHIEEFKQLGIEISQMGPCVFAIESAPTFVGEEELKSWILSLAEEGHAKIDKRSMALLIKETLTGTIFCKTLRTFDISWLSLLWQLGKPEKAFDGTQIRRLVLDEDFIKE, from the coding sequence ATGAGTTCACGAAATCCTATTCAATTACTTGATACAATCACTATCAATCAGATAGCTGCGGGAGAGGTGATTGAAAACTCTATATCTGTTGTTAAAGAGTTGGTGGAGAATGCCTTAGACGCGGGAGCTAATGAAATAGAGGTAGAAACTCTAGGAGGAGGACAGGGCTTAATCATTGTAAAAGACAATGGTTGTGGGATGAGCTCCGAAGATGTTGCTCTTGCTCTTAAGCGTCACGCCACCTCAAAGATAGGCGAATTTTCCGATGTTTTTTCTTTATCGAGTTTTGGTTTTCGCGGGGAAGCTCTTCCGGCAATAGCCTCTATCTCTAAAATGGAGATCCTTTCTTGTCCTATAGCAGGAGAAGGTTCTAGAACAATCATTCACGGAGGGGAGGTTATTCTATCCGAAACTAAGCCTCGTCAACTAGGGACTACGATTTCTATAGACTCGCTATTTTACAATGTTCCTGTGCGTCGGGGATTTCAGAAAAGTCCTCAGACAGATCGGATAGCTATGAGAAAGCTGTTGGAGAATAGGATTTTATCTGTAGAGAATGTGGGCTGGTCATGGATAAGTGAAAGACAACAGGAATTTCATATTCTGAAGCATCAGGATTTTGCTGAGAGGGTGGCTTTTGTGATGGGAGATGGTTTCATGCAGGAAGCTCTACGCCTGGATAAAGAAGGTAATCCTGCGCGTGTTGTAGGTTTCCTAGGTTCGCCAGGCTTTCATAGGCCCACACGGTTAGGGCAAAGGGTGTTTATCAATGACCGTTCCGTAGATTCCATGTTTATATCAAGAAAGATAAGCGAGGCCTACTCAATGCTTTTGCCTCCGCAAAGATATCCTGTTTTTGTTTTAAAACTTTATCTGCCCCCAGAGTGGTGCGATTTTAATGTCCATCCTCAAAAAACAGAAGTAAGAATTCTTAGAGAAGAGTTTGTTGGAGAATTTCTCTCAGAGGCGGTAGGAGAGGTATTAGCTCGTCCTCAAGAAGTATCTGTTTTTGAGAAAACAACAATTGCTTTGCCTGCGCTACGTTTCTTTGATGAGCAATGTTTTGAGACTGCTTCAAAAGAGTCTCACAGCCCTGTTTCTTTGCCAGTAGTAGAATTGAGATCGTCCTCCTTCGCTCCTCTTCCTTTCTTGGATAGAGAACAAGATCCTATGGCTAAACAAACGGAAATTCCCTGGGGAGCTGCTCAAGAAGTCCGTTTTTTAACTTCTTTAGGGAAAATAGTTCTTGCAGAGGACTCGGAAGGGGTTCATGCTATTTTTACAGAAGCTGCTAGAAAACATTTATTTTATTTGTCTTTGGTGGATAGCCATCAACATAATTATAAAAGTCAGTCTTTTTTGGTTCCTTTATGCTTAGAAGTCACCCCTGAAGAGCGCGTTTTCCTTTCCTCTCATATTGAGGAATTTAAACAGTTAGGAATAGAAATCTCTCAAATGGGCCCCTGTGTATTCGCGATTGAAAGTGCTCCCACATTTGTGGGTGAAGAAGAGTTAAAATCCTGGATACTTTCTTTAGCGGAAGAAGGTCATGCCAAAATTGATAAAAGATCCATGGCTCTTTTAATCAAGGAAACTCTAACAGGGACTATATTTTGTAAAACATTGCGGACATTCGATATTTCTTGGCTGTCTTTGCTCTGGCAATTAGGTAAGCCTGAAAAAGCATTTGACGGCACACAAATACGTCGATTAGTTTTAGACGAGGATTTTATTAAGGAGTAA
- a CDS encoding SycD/LcrH family type III secretion system chaperone — protein sequence MSKPTSNNSKKPSASFNKKTRSRLAELAAQKKAKANDLEQKYPVPTEEETKKALLDILKGLGDGLTLQQILGLSDVLLEEIYTIAYSFYSQGKYNEAIGLFQILTASKPQCYKYILGLSSCYHQLKMYNEAAFGFFLAFDAEPQNPIPPYYIADSLMKIDQAEESRDFLDITIDICANKPEFRILKERCNIMKDSLKDMIKETTPKKKKTTTAKSKTPAKKRSGGKR from the coding sequence ATGAGCAAGCCTACTTCAAATAATTCTAAAAAGCCATCAGCCTCGTTTAACAAAAAAACACGTAGCCGACTCGCTGAGCTTGCTGCACAAAAAAAAGCTAAGGCTAATGATTTAGAACAGAAATACCCAGTCCCTACAGAAGAAGAAACAAAGAAAGCTTTGTTGGACATCTTAAAAGGCCTTGGAGACGGATTAACTCTTCAACAAATCTTAGGTTTATCCGATGTTTTATTAGAAGAGATCTATACAATCGCCTATAGCTTCTATTCTCAAGGGAAGTATAACGAAGCCATTGGTCTTTTCCAAATCCTTACAGCTTCAAAACCTCAGTGCTACAAGTATATCCTAGGTTTAAGCTCATGCTATCACCAGCTCAAAATGTACAATGAAGCAGCCTTTGGCTTCTTCCTTGCTTTTGATGCCGAGCCTCAAAACCCCATCCCTCCTTACTACATAGCTGATAGTTTGATGAAGATAGATCAAGCCGAGGAATCTCGAGATTTTCTAGATATTACCATCGATATTTGCGCTAACAAACCTGAATTCAGAATTTTGAAAGAACGCTGCAACATTATGAAAGACTCTCTCAAAGATATGATCAAAGAAACAACTCCAAAAAAGAAAAAAACTACCACTGCTAAATCAAAAACACCGGCCAAAAAAAGATCCGGTGGGAAACGTTAA